Proteins encoded by one window of Myxocyprinus asiaticus isolate MX2 ecotype Aquarium Trade chromosome 35, UBuf_Myxa_2, whole genome shotgun sequence:
- the brk1 gene encoding probable protein BRICK1: MAGQEDPVQREIHQDWANREYIEVITSSIKKIADFLNSFDMSCRSRLATLNEKLTALERRIEYIEARVTKGETLT, translated from the exons ATGGCCGGACAAGAGGATCCAGTGCAAAGGGAAATTCACCAAGACTGGGCCAATCGGGAATACATCGAAGTCATCACCAGCAGCATTAAGAAAATAGCCGATTTCCTCAATTCCTTTG ATATGTCCTGCAGGTCCCGTTTAGCCACTTTAAATGAGAAACTTACCGCTCTGGAGAGGAGGATTGAGTACATAGAAGCCAGG GTCACAAAAGGGGAAACTTTGACTTAA
- the gpx1a gene encoding glutathione peroxidase 1a produces the protein MAGNMKKFYDLSAKLLSGEVLNFASLKGKVVLIENVASLUGTTVRDYTQMNELHSRYADQGLVILGAPCNQFGHQENCKNEEILLSLKYVRPGNGFEPKFQLLEKLEVNGQNAHPLFVFLKEKLPQPSDDSISLMTDPKFIIWSPVNRNDISWNFEKFLIGPDGEPLKRYSRRFLTIDIEADIQELLKRAK, from the exons ATGGCAGGGAACATGAAGAAGTTTTATGATCTGTCCGCCAAACTTTTGTCTGGGGAAGTGCTGAATTTTGCCTCGCTGAAAGGAAAAGTTGTGCTTATTGAAAATGTAGCGTCGCTCTGAGGCACAACAGTCAGGGACTACACTCAGATGAACGAGCTCCACAGCCGATATGCGGATCAGGGGCTGGTTATCCTGGGTGCTCCCTGCAACCAGTTCGGACATCAG GAGAACTGCAAGAATGAAGAAATCCTGCTCTCTCTGAAATACGTCCGTCCTGGAAATGGCTTCGAGCCCAAATTCCAGCTTCTAGAGAAGCTGGAAGTAAATGGTCAGAATGCCCACCCTTTGTTCGTGTTCCTCAAAGAGAAGCTGCCTCAGCCTAGTGACGACTCCATTTCTCTGATGACTGATCCCAAGTTCATCATCTGGAGTCCCGTGAACAGGAATGACATCTCTTGGAACTTTGAGAAGTTCTTGATTGGACCGGATGGAGAACCACTGAAGCGCTACAGCCGCAGGTTCCTCACCATCGACATTGAGGCCGACATCCAAGAGCTTCTCAAGAGGGCGAAGTAA